Proteins from a genomic interval of Natranaerobius trueperi:
- a CDS encoding PhzF family phenazine biosynthesis protein: MISVPVYQVDAFAEKPFSGNPAAICLLENEGNEAWMQKVAQEMNLSETAFVTYDGETYNLRWFTPKMEVDLCGHATLAAAHVLFSERHVNKKNVKFKTKSGSLTASLTGKNNDYIEISFPVEKDEPLNDLDDLIKALRINHEAVNYIGKNSFDYLVEVVSEKKLGEIAPDFKLLSEITDRGVIVTSKSRTSPYDFVSRFFAPAVGIDEDPVTGSAHCNLAYYWKNKLNKSQFLAYQDSDRGGELRVRIESDKDLKERVYISGKAITVMKGELLYL, encoded by the coding sequence ATGATTTCGGTGCCTGTGTATCAGGTGGATGCTTTTGCTGAAAAGCCTTTTTCGGGTAATCCGGCAGCAATTTGTTTATTAGAAAATGAAGGTAATGAAGCTTGGATGCAAAAAGTTGCTCAAGAGATGAACTTATCTGAAACAGCTTTTGTAACATATGATGGTGAAACATATAATCTTCGATGGTTTACACCCAAAATGGAAGTAGATTTATGTGGTCATGCAACATTAGCAGCGGCACATGTATTATTTTCTGAAAGACATGTTAATAAGAAAAATGTAAAGTTTAAAACTAAAAGTGGATCTCTTACAGCAAGTTTAACTGGGAAAAATAATGATTATATTGAAATTAGTTTCCCTGTTGAAAAAGATGAACCACTAAATGACTTGGATGATTTAATAAAAGCTTTAAGGATTAATCATGAAGCAGTAAATTATATTGGTAAGAATAGTTTTGACTATCTAGTAGAAGTTGTATCTGAAAAAAAACTAGGAGAAATTGCACCTGATTTTAAATTACTATCTGAAATAACAGATAGAGGTGTTATTGTAACTAGTAAAAGTAGAACTTCACCATATGATTTTGTCTCTAGATTTTTTGCTCCAGCTGTTGGTATAGATGAAGATCCTGTGACTGGATCAGCACATTGTAATCTAGCATATTATTGGAAAAACAAATTAAATAAATCACAATTTTTAGCCTATCAAGACTCTGATCGCGGAGGAGAATTAAGAGTTAGAATTGAATCAGATAAAGACTTAAAAGAACGGGTTTATATATCAGGAAAAGCTATAACTGTGATGAAAGGTGAGTTATTATATTTATAG
- a CDS encoding aspartyl-phosphate phosphatase Spo0E family protein — translation MDRNTLLQYIEDLRKELEELVYEKGDFNHSEVIKKSKELDQYLVYYDREKDVRRKNDDSSNIS, via the coding sequence GTGGATAGAAATACTTTATTACAATACATAGAAGATCTGCGTAAAGAATTAGAAGAACTTGTCTATGAAAAAGGGGATTTTAATCATTCAGAAGTAATAAAAAAAAGTAAAGAATTAGATCAATATTTAGTTTATTATGATAGAGAAAAAGATGTAAGGAGGAAGAATGATGATAGTTCTAATATCTCCTAG
- a CDS encoding tyrosine-type recombinase/integrase, with protein sequence MICGLSAILTQDEACWLLQQPDTREPNGVRDFLLIRMMLNYGLRVYELTEIRWGDVDLHSKRIIVEKSRGGKRRALSLNNTDIVLFEKWFNALNYKLNGNSFLFSTPNGKQLSGQYIINVLKRYGKRAILQRQITPSLLRHTFAINCFKDSEDIRLVQRKLGHSNIETTKNYLQTYNMPKKPVKLNITNLGQ encoded by the coding sequence GTGATTTGTGGATTATCAGCAATTTTAACTCAAGATGAAGCTTGTTGGCTCCTACAACAACCAGATACAAGAGAACCTAATGGTGTACGAGATTTTCTATTAATTCGTATGATGCTAAATTATGGTTTACGAGTTTATGAATTAACTGAAATTCGCTGGGGGGATGTAGATCTTCATTCCAAGCGAATTATTGTAGAAAAAAGTCGTGGTGGAAAGCGCCGAGCACTTTCCTTAAATAATACAGATATAGTATTATTTGAGAAATGGTTCAATGCACTTAATTATAAACTTAATGGAAACAGTTTTTTGTTTTCTACACCTAATGGAAAACAGTTGTCAGGTCAATATATAATTAATGTGTTAAAAAGATACGGAAAACGAGCAATACTGCAACGTCAAATCACCCCATCACTATTAAGGCATACTTTTGCTATTAATTGCTTTAAAGACTCAGAAGATATTCGTTTAGTTCAAAGAAAATTAGGCCATAGTAACATAGAAACAACTAAGAATTACTTACAAACTTATAATATGCCTAAAAAGCCAGTAAAATTAAATATAACAAATCTAGGACAATGA
- a CDS encoding transglycosylase domain-containing protein translates to MKKIKIAPIGFLKLALLASVAMILLIGGAGFGMVVGALQTVPEFNPDQLQATVPSVIKDAEGNEITRLDREHQREEISIDRVPDHVVNAFIAIEDARFYEHFGFDTRGISRAAINNIKQTGNPFQGSQGGSTITQQLVKNTFLSPKRLLERKIHEAWLSLHVERIYTKNEIMEFYLNYATYFNHNAYGIQAASNFYFDKDVSELTVEEGALLAGIIRHPSRLSPHENPDLAKDRQQTVLHAMKEYDFLSEYEYEEAINRELEEMLADIPEREYPYPHFVDYVLNNEAKPILRNLIETSDDLPENVQNADDLLYHQGLTIHTTLDRELQAHNESIFDDPSNFPASYEDEHGVIQPQGAVVVSDPTTGEVRSIVGGRNYGYNNMLNRVTSSRSPGSALKPINIYAPALEEGIITPGTIIDDAPALWGNWGPENFTNTFRGLTTIRDSLVNSLNVPAVKIYNDKLNRDLGMDYAEKFGITTITDTDRTYQSAALGGLDRGVRPFELTEAYGTLANDGIKVEHHTITKIEDRHGNTIYDKEPNYDVVVSEETAWIINNMLQDVIDYGTARMLNLDFPAAAKTGTSQDVRDAWLVGYTPDLVTTLWLGDDHNTSAVQNRSYYLGNIIERVMNYAVDENPSDFHQPAGISGPIAISTKSGKLASDITPNEYISYEYFPEGEVPTKECNAFIEVEVCTAPHPENANEEVLLASEDCPSELVETQVFLDRSKPEVTDSRWSHGAGRSTSDASLMPPKEVCEYHEDDNGNGFFDWLDRDDDEDEDEDEDEEKEEDQDDDEDDNEIEKEDNDDEGDKEDNDDNEVEEDDEENNNDNE, encoded by the coding sequence ATGAAAAAAATCAAAATAGCACCAATTGGTTTTTTAAAATTAGCTCTGCTAGCATCTGTAGCAATGATACTCTTAATTGGTGGAGCAGGTTTTGGAATGGTGGTAGGAGCACTTCAAACAGTCCCTGAATTCAATCCAGATCAGTTACAAGCAACTGTGCCTTCTGTTATCAAGGATGCAGAAGGAAACGAAATCACTAGATTAGATAGAGAACATCAACGTGAAGAAATTTCTATAGATAGAGTACCAGATCACGTAGTTAATGCTTTTATTGCTATTGAAGATGCACGTTTTTATGAACATTTTGGATTTGATACAAGAGGGATTTCAAGAGCTGCAATCAATAACATTAAACAAACCGGTAATCCTTTTCAAGGAAGCCAAGGTGGAAGTACAATAACACAACAACTTGTTAAAAATACTTTTTTATCTCCAAAAAGGCTCTTAGAAAGAAAAATTCATGAAGCATGGCTTTCACTCCATGTTGAAAGGATCTATACAAAAAACGAAATCATGGAGTTTTATTTAAATTACGCAACCTATTTTAACCATAATGCTTATGGAATACAAGCTGCAAGTAATTTCTATTTTGACAAAGATGTTAGTGAATTAACTGTTGAAGAAGGTGCCTTATTAGCAGGTATTATAAGACACCCTTCTAGGCTTTCACCACATGAAAACCCTGATTTAGCAAAGGACCGTCAACAAACGGTACTTCATGCTATGAAAGAATATGACTTTTTATCTGAATACGAATATGAAGAAGCTATAAATCGCGAGTTAGAAGAAATGTTAGCTGATATACCAGAACGTGAGTATCCATACCCACATTTTGTTGATTATGTGTTAAACAATGAGGCTAAGCCCATATTAAGAAATCTTATAGAAACATCTGATGATCTACCTGAAAATGTACAAAATGCAGATGATCTTCTCTATCACCAAGGACTGACTATTCACACAACATTAGATAGAGAATTGCAAGCACATAATGAAAGTATTTTTGATGACCCTAGTAATTTCCCAGCTTCTTATGAGGACGAGCATGGTGTCATACAGCCCCAAGGTGCAGTAGTTGTCTCCGATCCAACTACTGGGGAAGTTCGTTCAATTGTTGGGGGACGAAACTATGGCTATAATAATATGTTAAATAGAGTCACCAGTTCACGCTCACCTGGGTCTGCATTGAAACCAATTAATATATATGCACCTGCATTAGAAGAAGGTATAATTACACCTGGAACTATCATTGACGATGCACCAGCACTTTGGGGAAATTGGGGACCAGAAAACTTTACTAATACTTTTAGGGGATTAACAACTATTAGAGATTCTCTAGTAAATTCTTTAAATGTACCAGCAGTTAAGATCTATAACGATAAACTAAACAGAGATTTAGGTATGGATTATGCTGAAAAATTTGGTATAACTACTATAACAGATACTGATCGAACATATCAGTCCGCTGCATTGGGTGGACTTGATCGAGGTGTTAGACCTTTTGAACTAACAGAAGCATACGGAACATTAGCTAATGATGGTATAAAAGTTGAACATCACACTATTACTAAGATTGAAGATCGTCATGGTAATACTATATATGATAAGGAGCCAAATTATGATGTAGTGGTTTCAGAAGAAACAGCTTGGATAATTAACAATATGTTACAAGATGTAATTGATTACGGAACTGCCAGAATGCTTAATTTAGACTTTCCGGCAGCAGCTAAAACAGGAACTTCGCAAGATGTACGTGATGCCTGGTTAGTAGGTTACACACCCGATCTAGTAACTACATTATGGTTAGGTGATGATCACAATACATCTGCTGTACAAAATAGATCTTATTATTTAGGTAACATCATTGAAAGGGTCATGAATTATGCAGTTGATGAAAATCCTTCAGATTTTCATCAGCCTGCCGGTATTAGTGGTCCAATTGCAATAAGTACTAAATCAGGAAAGCTTGCTTCGGACATAACTCCTAATGAGTACATTAGTTATGAGTACTTCCCAGAAGGAGAAGTACCAACCAAAGAATGTAATGCATTTATAGAAGTTGAAGTTTGTACTGCACCACATCCAGAAAACGCAAACGAAGAGGTGTTACTAGCAAGTGAAGATTGTCCTTCTGAATTAGTAGAAACACAAGTTTTCTTAGATAGAAGTAAGCCTGAAGTTACTGATAGTCGGTGGTCTCACGGAGCTGGGCGCTCTACATCTGATGCTTCACTAATGCCACCAAAAGAGGTGTGTGAATACCATGAAGATGATAACGGAAATGGATTCTTTGATTGGTTAGATAGAGATGATGATGAAGATGAAGATGAAGATGAAGATGAAGAAAAGGAAGAAGATCAAGATGATGATGAAGATGATAACGAAATAGAGAAAGAAGATAATGATGACGAAGGTGATAAAGAAGATAATGATGATAATGAAGTTGAAGAAGATGATGAAGAAAACAATAATGACAACGAATAG
- the yaaA gene encoding peroxide stress protein YaaA, with amino-acid sequence MIVLISPSKTMDFDSKYETMKTEPDFHDDAFELIKELREYDSKELASLMGISDELAKLNYNRFQTFKKAPNLDDGKQALFTYQGSVYKEIYPEDFNDQELEFSQRNLRIISGLYGLLKPLDIIQPYRLEMSIKLKLNGYKNLYEFWQIKITNRLTELVEQSHHKFLVNLASKEYFGVLNTEKIQGNVVTPVFKDFKKGQYRVIGFSAKKARGKMVRYIVKKGIQDPHELKKFTADDYRYSSKHSNDKQWVFIRD; translated from the coding sequence ATGATAGTTCTAATATCTCCTAGTAAAACAATGGATTTTGACTCAAAATATGAGACTATGAAGACAGAACCTGATTTTCATGATGATGCTTTTGAATTAATAAAAGAATTAAGAGAATATGACTCTAAAGAACTGGCTAGCTTGATGGGTATAAGTGATGAACTAGCAAAACTAAATTATAATAGATTTCAAACCTTTAAAAAAGCTCCCAACTTAGATGATGGAAAGCAAGCTCTTTTTACATATCAAGGTAGTGTATATAAGGAAATTTATCCTGAAGACTTTAACGATCAAGAATTAGAGTTTTCTCAAAGGAATTTACGTATAATTTCAGGACTTTATGGTCTTTTAAAACCCTTAGATATAATTCAACCATATCGTTTAGAAATGTCTATTAAACTTAAACTAAATGGATATAAAAACTTATATGAATTTTGGCAAATAAAGATCACAAATAGATTAACTGAATTAGTTGAACAAAGTCATCATAAATTCTTGGTTAATTTAGCTTCTAAAGAATATTTTGGTGTGTTAAACACTGAAAAAATACAAGGAAATGTTGTAACCCCAGTATTTAAAGATTTTAAAAAGGGCCAATATCGAGTTATTGGATTTTCAGCTAAAAAGGCTCGTGGAAAAATGGTAAGATATATTGTAAAAAAAGGTATACAAGATCCACATGAATTAAAAAAATTCACTGCTGATGATTATCGGTATTCATCTAAACATAGTAATGATAAACAATGGGTATTTATTCGTGATTAA
- a CDS encoding FAD-dependent oxidoreductase — MGCGTDDVTTEEFESDVVVVGGGGAGLAAAVSAAEEGVDVTLLEKMPAVHEDARRDVLADAVFEQYGGMYYMD, encoded by the coding sequence GTGGGATGTGGAACAGATGATGTAACCACTGAAGAATTTGAAAGTGACGTAGTGGTAGTTGGAGGAGGTGGAGCGGGTTTAGCCGCAGCCGTATCTGCTGCTGAAGAAGGTGTAGATGTCACTCTATTAGAAAAAATGCCTGCTGTTCATGAAGATGCAAGACGTGACGTTTTAGCTGATGCAGTATTTGAACAATACGGTGGTATGTATTATATGGATTAA
- a CDS encoding HD domain-containing protein: MIKGELLETLQEAAHIQRWNDHLRPHNFVELDKQAHKMVLAYVIGKYEEKERGAQINWCKLIEGGIFEFLQRIVLTDIKPPIFHKLMQESGEELNYWVLDQLSNTLKPVAGDFKENFKSYLLNNDFSFEKKILRASHYLASEWEFNIIYKYNEHLYGIDETKTKIENELEDHFDLIGVQKLGLRKKSYNFIDLVGQLRFQKRWAHSPRVPETSVLGHMLIVAIFAYLISLELSACNKRKYNNFFIGLFHDLPEVMTRDIISPVKRSVKGLDSLIKDIEERQLEERIYPLLPRNWHSEIKYFLDNEFTNKVLIQNEVEHVSTDQLVRYYNQDEFSPADGELIKVCDELAAYIEASLSISHGITSKPLEEARKSLYYKYQKQTFAGIDLTTLFDYFHYKS, from the coding sequence GTGATAAAAGGTGAATTATTAGAAACTCTTCAAGAAGCTGCCCATATTCAAAGGTGGAATGATCATTTACGACCACATAATTTTGTTGAACTAGATAAACAAGCTCACAAAATGGTTCTAGCTTACGTTATAGGGAAATATGAAGAAAAAGAAAGAGGGGCTCAAATTAATTGGTGTAAGTTAATAGAAGGTGGAATTTTTGAATTTTTACAAAGAATAGTGCTAACAGATATTAAGCCACCTATTTTCCATAAACTTATGCAAGAAAGCGGAGAAGAACTTAATTATTGGGTTTTAGACCAGTTATCAAACACATTAAAGCCTGTCGCTGGTGATTTCAAAGAAAATTTTAAAAGTTATTTGTTAAATAATGATTTTTCCTTTGAAAAGAAAATTTTAAGAGCATCACATTATCTAGCTTCAGAATGGGAATTTAATATTATTTATAAATACAATGAACATCTATATGGAATAGATGAAACAAAAACTAAAATTGAAAATGAGCTTGAAGATCATTTTGATCTAATCGGGGTTCAAAAACTAGGTCTAAGAAAAAAGTCTTATAATTTTATAGATTTAGTTGGTCAGCTACGTTTTCAAAAACGTTGGGCTCACTCACCTAGAGTTCCAGAAACTTCTGTATTAGGACACATGCTAATAGTTGCTATATTTGCTTATCTAATATCATTAGAGTTATCAGCCTGTAACAAAAGAAAATATAATAATTTCTTCATAGGTTTATTTCATGATCTACCCGAAGTGATGACTAGAGATATCATCTCACCAGTTAAAAGATCTGTTAAAGGATTAGACTCTTTGATAAAAGATATAGAAGAGCGCCAGTTAGAAGAAAGGATCTATCCCCTCCTCCCTCGTAACTGGCACAGTGAGATTAAATATTTTCTAGATAATGAGTTTACTAATAAGGTACTGATCCAAAATGAAGTAGAACACGTCTCAACAGATCAATTAGTTAGATACTATAATCAAGATGAGTTTTCCCCTGCAGATGGAGAATTAATTAAAGTATGTGATGAGTTAGCAGCTTATATTGAAGCTTCTCTATCTATTTCTCACGGTATCACTTCTAAACCATTAGAAGAAGCTAGAAAATCACTATACTATAAGTATCAAAAACAAACTTTTGCAGGAATTGATCTCACAACTTTATTTGATTACTTTCATTATAAAAGCTGA
- a CDS encoding ATP-binding protein produces the protein MKLKEVKLHPFGGVSEGSWDFSSNLNVIYGPNEAGKSTIINALYSVLVLGSPNRRSVEWSQYLKKFFPYPNGDIIRVSLSFNSWNDKNYYLERHWGLSKQDDNVRLISQEGELTKETSVTKKMSELLRYGKKTYESILFTRQDEINHTLKTLDNTPEATETVSETLRNFVYHQGGVSVEKFQRELEQEKKALLSNFDLDRCGPKDPNRGVNNPYLKNIGKLLQAYYRVESLKKELEKTKNMEEELSSVMEELSVLTNKQQELYKQETNMAMIEQDIRKRGELSPKLNEEELKISQLKTATFEWPKTEEKYNEKNEEIKEIDERIKELEQELIKAKEGQRIKQIKETLDKTSPLITKRNELQVKLDNYKHLSKEKIEHLDNLDRNISALKAQLAGMKLSAQFSTETPIQITVTPGYGESYTKEINDSTRFTGEGKIRLECDEWCLEVQSGEEEGEKLVKDVTERERQLNESLANLGVETIDKAKELIKTKEELNSKLQQIQTKLESLLGLDFEEKYEKLKTNLNDSETDLQEIRTVEEINDELNNKKLERQKLDSERNELKGKIEKWKAKYESHDKLFDELGELKYKERKIYQELEQLAELPEDYQSTDEFFKTLTDIRSQREEFVRKTYNLKEKRAKLERDLPEKSVEELQEELLEARKAFEKLEERARALLDIEKELQNLLTELDRETFTPLRESLNNYLSPVTNYQYELGQMEYVIPNELKKSKQDEKVPVDYLSTGTNQGLSLAIRLAMAEQILKQMSGFLIMDDPLVDLDPYRKQQAAEMLQHFSKEKQLIITTCDPQTADLLGGKLIQLL, from the coding sequence ATGAAATTAAAAGAGGTGAAATTACACCCTTTTGGAGGGGTAAGTGAAGGTAGCTGGGATTTTTCGTCTAATTTGAATGTTATTTATGGACCCAATGAAGCGGGTAAGAGTACGATAATAAATGCACTTTATTCTGTTTTAGTATTAGGCTCTCCAAATAGACGTAGTGTTGAATGGAGTCAGTACCTAAAAAAGTTCTTTCCCTATCCAAATGGTGATATCATACGAGTATCGTTATCATTTAATAGTTGGAATGATAAGAACTATTATCTAGAAAGACATTGGGGTTTATCTAAACAAGATGATAATGTACGCTTAATTAGCCAAGAAGGAGAGTTAACAAAAGAAACAAGTGTTACAAAAAAGATGAGTGAGTTGTTGAGGTATGGTAAAAAAACATATGAAAGCATTCTTTTTACTCGTCAAGATGAGATTAACCATACATTAAAAACTCTTGATAATACACCAGAAGCTACTGAAACTGTAAGTGAAACTTTGAGAAACTTTGTTTATCATCAGGGAGGAGTATCTGTAGAAAAATTTCAAAGAGAGTTAGAACAAGAAAAAAAAGCTTTACTTAGTAATTTTGATTTAGATAGATGTGGTCCAAAAGATCCTAATAGAGGAGTTAATAATCCTTACCTTAAAAACATTGGAAAACTTTTACAAGCTTATTATCGAGTAGAAAGTCTAAAAAAAGAGCTTGAGAAAACTAAAAATATGGAAGAAGAACTCAGCTCTGTTATGGAAGAACTGTCTGTTTTAACTAATAAACAACAAGAGTTATATAAACAAGAGACTAATATGGCGATGATAGAACAAGATATTAGAAAACGTGGTGAACTTTCTCCAAAATTGAATGAAGAAGAATTAAAAATTTCCCAATTAAAGACAGCTACTTTCGAATGGCCAAAAACAGAAGAAAAGTACAATGAAAAGAATGAAGAAATAAAGGAAATTGATGAGAGAATTAAAGAATTAGAACAAGAACTCATTAAGGCAAAAGAAGGTCAAAGAATTAAACAAATAAAGGAAACTTTAGATAAAACCAGCCCCCTCATAACAAAAAGAAACGAATTACAAGTAAAATTAGATAACTATAAACATTTATCAAAAGAGAAAATCGAACATTTAGATAATCTAGATAGAAATATCTCTGCCTTAAAAGCACAATTAGCTGGTATGAAACTTTCTGCACAATTTTCAACAGAGACACCTATCCAAATAACTGTTACTCCAGGGTATGGTGAAAGTTATACTAAAGAAATTAATGATAGCACTCGTTTTACAGGAGAAGGTAAGATTAGACTTGAGTGTGATGAATGGTGTCTTGAAGTACAATCAGGAGAAGAAGAAGGTGAAAAGTTAGTAAAGGATGTAACAGAAAGAGAAAGACAATTAAATGAAAGCTTAGCAAACTTAGGGGTCGAAACTATTGATAAAGCAAAGGAATTAATAAAAACAAAGGAAGAATTAAATTCTAAACTACAACAAATACAAACAAAACTTGAAAGCTTGCTTGGACTTGACTTTGAAGAAAAGTATGAGAAATTAAAAACAAATTTAAATGATAGTGAGACAGATTTACAAGAGATTAGAACGGTTGAAGAGATAAATGATGAATTAAATAACAAGAAACTAGAAAGGCAAAAATTAGATTCAGAGAGAAATGAATTGAAAGGAAAAATAGAAAAGTGGAAAGCAAAGTATGAAAGTCATGATAAATTGTTCGATGAACTTGGTGAACTTAAGTACAAAGAAAGAAAAATATATCAGGAATTAGAACAGCTTGCAGAATTACCTGAAGATTATCAATCAACAGATGAGTTTTTTAAAACACTTACAGATATAAGAAGCCAAAGAGAAGAATTTGTAAGAAAGACTTATAATTTAAAGGAAAAAAGAGCTAAACTTGAAAGAGATCTCCCAGAGAAATCAGTTGAAGAATTACAAGAAGAATTATTAGAAGCAAGAAAAGCTTTTGAAAAACTAGAAGAAAGGGCAAGGGCTTTATTAGACATAGAAAAAGAGCTACAAAACCTATTAACAGAGCTAGATAGAGAAACCTTTACTCCACTTAGAGAATCATTAAATAATTATTTATCACCTGTTACTAATTATCAATATGAATTAGGACAAATGGAGTATGTTATACCAAATGAGCTAAAAAAATCTAAACAAGATGAAAAAGTACCTGTAGATTACCTATCAACAGGTACTAATCAAGGCTTATCTTTAGCTATTAGGCTTGCTATGGCTGAACAAATATTAAAACAAATGTCAGGTTTTTTAATAATGGATGATCCTCTTGTTGATTTAGACCCATATAGAAAACAACAAGCTGCAGAAATGTTACAACATTTTTCTAAAGAAAAACAGTTAATAATTACAACATGCGACCCACAGACAGCAGACTTGTTAGGTGGGAAATTGATTCAGCTTTTATAA
- a CDS encoding FMN-binding protein: MKTTNLDNLEVEVEVSGDEVLNVEIVEHNESDGISDEAFNQIPERIVEEQSTEVDSVSGATDSSVGIKEAAQDALD; the protein is encoded by the coding sequence GTGAAAACAACGAATTTGGACAACCTAGAAGTAGAGGTTGAGGTATCAGGTGATGAAGTTTTGAATGTAGAAATTGTTGAGCATAATGAAAGTGATGGCATTTCCGATGAAGCTTTTAATCAAATTCCTGAGCGAATTGTAGAAGAACAATCTACTGAAGTTGACTCTGTAAGTGGAGCTACTGACTCAAGCGTAGGTATCAAAGAAGCTGCACAGGATGCTCTTGATTAA
- a CDS encoding PTS transporter subunit IIC, producing the protein MIKQITNYLKRKDIEISIRRYGIDALGHMALGLFGSLIVGLILRELGDKLGIAFFIETVWPIANDMTGPAIGVAVAYGLNAPPLVIFSSAISGMAGAEVGGPAGAFLGAVVGAELGKLVSKETKIDIVLTPAVTIITGTYIGSRVGPMLDFLMSEVIGDFLIYATELHPIPMGAIIAVSMGLLLTFPVSSAALAIMLDLSGIAAGAAAVGCASQMIGFAVSSYRENKIGGLLAQGIGTSMLQIPNIVKNPLILIPPTLTSAILGPFVTTIFRMENTKEGAGMGTSGFVGQFGTIAAMEGQGFQTFEIYFRMFAFHFIFPAIIALIISELMRKKGYINSGDMKLDI; encoded by the coding sequence ATGATTAAGCAAATAACCAATTATTTAAAGAGAAAAGATATTGAAATTTCTATACGTAGATATGGTATAGATGCCCTTGGCCACATGGCCTTAGGGTTATTTGGTTCTTTAATAGTTGGTCTTATATTACGTGAATTAGGTGATAAATTAGGGATAGCATTCTTTATAGAAACAGTTTGGCCAATAGCAAATGATATGACCGGTCCAGCAATTGGGGTAGCTGTTGCATATGGCTTAAATGCTCCTCCTTTAGTCATATTTTCTTCTGCTATTAGTGGAATGGCAGGAGCTGAAGTGGGAGGACCAGCAGGTGCTTTCTTAGGTGCTGTAGTTGGTGCTGAATTAGGAAAACTTGTATCAAAGGAAACGAAGATTGATATAGTTTTAACACCTGCTGTAACTATTATTACTGGTACTTATATAGGAAGTAGAGTAGGTCCAATGTTGGACTTTTTAATGAGTGAAGTGATAGGTGATTTCCTTATATACGCCACTGAATTACATCCTATCCCGATGGGGGCAATCATTGCAGTTTCAATGGGGTTATTATTAACTTTCCCTGTAAGTAGTGCTGCATTAGCTATTATGCTGGATTTAAGCGGAATTGCTGCAGGGGCAGCTGCTGTAGGATGTGCTTCGCAAATGATTGGGTTTGCAGTTAGTAGTTATCGGGAAAATAAAATTGGTGGGTTATTAGCTCAAGGAATTGGGACATCGATGCTTCAAATACCTAATATAGTAAAGAATCCTTTAATATTGATTCCACCTACATTAACTTCTGCTATTTTAGGCCCATTTGTAACGACAATATTTCGAATGGAAAATACTAAAGAAGGAGCAGGGATGGGAACAAGTGGCTTTGTTGGTCAATTTGGGACTATAGCAGCTATGGAAGGTCAAGGATTTCAGACATTTGAAATATATTTTAGAATGTTTGCTTTTCATTTTATTTTTCCGGCTATAATTGCTCTCATAATATCTGAGTTAATGAGAAAGAAGGGGTATATAAACTCAGGCGATATGAAACTTGATATTTAA
- the rbr gene encoding rubrerythrin: MSLKGTKTEKNILTAFIGESQARNKYTYFSSQAKKEGFVQISKIFEETANHEKEHAKRLFKFLEGGEAEIQATFPAGVIGTTEENLKEAANGENHEHTEMYPEFAKVAKEEGFNEIARVFENIAVAEQYHEDRFMKLMKNIQENKVFEKDEKVTWRCGNCGFRCEGPKAPEKCPACNHPKAHFELVDQNW, translated from the coding sequence ATGTCCTTAAAAGGAACAAAAACAGAAAAAAACATTTTAACTGCTTTTATTGGAGAATCACAAGCAAGAAATAAGTATACTTATTTCTCAAGTCAGGCTAAAAAAGAAGGGTTTGTTCAAATATCTAAAATATTTGAAGAAACAGCAAATCATGAAAAAGAGCATGCTAAGCGATTATTTAAGTTTTTAGAGGGCGGAGAGGCTGAAATTCAAGCAACCTTTCCTGCAGGAGTTATAGGTACTACAGAAGAAAATCTAAAAGAAGCTGCTAATGGGGAGAATCATGAACATACAGAAATGTATCCTGAATTTGCAAAAGTTGCAAAAGAAGAGGGTTTTAATGAAATAGCTCGAGTTTTTGAAAATATTGCTGTTGCAGAACAATATCATGAAGATCGATTTATGAAATTAATGAAAAACATACAAGAGAATAAAGTTTTTGAAAAAGATGAAAAAGTTACATGGAGATGTGGCAACTGTGGCTTTAGATGTGAAGGTCCGAAGGCTCCAGAAAAGTGTCCAGCTTGTAATCATCCAAAAGCTCACTTTGAACTTGTTGACCAAAACTGGTAA